In the Wyeomyia smithii strain HCP4-BCI-WySm-NY-G18 chromosome 2, ASM2978416v1, whole genome shotgun sequence genome, one interval contains:
- the LOC129723106 gene encoding U1 small nuclear ribonucleoprotein 70 kDa-like — RDRDRDRDRDRDRDRDRDRDRDRDRDRDRDRDRDRDRDRDRDRDRDRDRDRDRDRDRDRDRDRDRDRDRDRDRDRDRDRDRDRDRDRDRDRDRDRDRDRDRDRDRDRDRDRDRDRDRDRDRDRDRDRDRDRDGDGDRDGDRDRDRDRDRDRDRDRDRDRDRDRDGDGDRDRDRDRDRDRDRDRDRDRDRDRDRDRDRDRDRDRDRDRDRDRDRDRDRDRDRDRDRDRDRDRDRDRDRDGDGDRDGDRDRDRDRDRDRDRDRDRDRDRDRDRDRDRDRDRDTDRDRDRDRDRDRDRDRDRDRDRDRDRDRDRDRDRDRDRDRDRDRDRDRDRDRDRDRDRDRDRDRDRDRDRDRDRDRDRDR, encoded by the coding sequence agagatagagatagagatagagatagagatagagatagagatagagatagagatagagatagagatagagatagagatagagatagagatagagatagagatagagatagagatagagatagagatagagatagagatagagatagagatagagatagagatagagatagagatagagatagagatagagatagagatagagatagagatagagatagagatagagatagagatagagatagagatagagatagagatagagatagagatagagatagagatagagatagagatagagatagagatagagatagagatagagatagagatagagatagagatagagatagagatagagatagagatagagatagagatagagatagagatagagatggagatggagatagagatggagatagagatagagatagagatagagatagagatagagatagagatagagatagagatagagatagagatagagatggagatggagatagagatagagatagagatagagatagagatagagatagagatagagatagagatagagatagagatagagatagagatagagatagagatagagatagagatagagatagagatagagatagagatagagatagagatagagatagagatagagatagagatagagatagagatagagatagagatagagatagagatagagatagagatggagatggagatagagatggagatagagatagagatagagatagagatagagatagagatagagatagagatagagatagagatagagatagagatagagatagagatagagatagagatagagatacagatagagatagagatagagatagagatagagatagagatagagatagagatagagatagagatagagatagagatagagatagagatagagatagagatagagatagagatagagatagagatagagatagagatagagatagagatagagatagagatagagatagagatagagatagagatagagatagagatagagatagagatagagatagagatagagatagagatagagataga